A window of Auraticoccus monumenti contains these coding sequences:
- a CDS encoding ABC transporter permease translates to MTTVQSTAPHSGGAPAAGPTRAPRANLGDLALDNIVWLLLVVFVVIATVLNPFFLSLPNLQNILVQTTTLGFLAVAIALTMLLGEIDLSVVGILGFSGACGALLMEKGVPGLLAVVVVLAVGALIGLVNGLCIAKLRMTSLIETLAMGLVLGGALLALTKGRTITISDPTYSFVGQGRLLGWPVMPLAFFLLFAVIAVVLYRTPWGRKLYATGGNRRAAYAAGINTDRLVIGTYVLAGLLAGCAGWLASAYLSGVNSTMGSDLLLYAIAAPVIGGVALTGGRGRVLGMLGGVLLLTVVQVGLQLTQIDAYFVSMTGGGMIFLAVVVDAIRVRRRQARH, encoded by the coding sequence GTGACCACGGTCCAGTCCACTGCTCCACACAGCGGGGGAGCACCGGCCGCCGGGCCGACCAGGGCGCCCCGGGCCAACCTCGGCGACCTGGCCCTCGACAACATCGTCTGGCTGCTGCTGGTCGTGTTCGTCGTCATCGCGACGGTGCTCAACCCCTTCTTCCTGAGCCTGCCCAACCTGCAGAACATCCTCGTCCAGACCACCACCCTGGGCTTCCTGGCGGTGGCCATCGCGCTGACCATGCTGCTGGGGGAGATCGACCTGTCCGTGGTCGGCATCCTCGGCTTCAGCGGGGCCTGCGGGGCCCTGCTGATGGAGAAGGGCGTCCCGGGCCTGCTCGCCGTCGTGGTCGTGCTCGCCGTCGGCGCCCTGATCGGGCTGGTCAACGGGCTCTGCATCGCCAAGCTGCGGATGACCTCGCTGATCGAGACCCTGGCCATGGGCCTGGTCCTCGGTGGCGCGCTGCTGGCCCTGACCAAGGGCCGCACCATCACCATCTCCGACCCCACCTACTCCTTCGTGGGGCAGGGCCGGCTGCTCGGCTGGCCGGTCATGCCGCTGGCCTTCTTCCTGCTCTTCGCGGTGATCGCGGTGGTGCTCTACCGCACGCCCTGGGGCCGCAAGCTCTACGCCACCGGTGGCAACCGCCGGGCCGCCTACGCCGCCGGCATCAACACCGACCGGCTGGTGATCGGCACCTACGTGCTGGCCGGGCTGCTGGCCGGCTGCGCCGGGTGGCTCGCCTCGGCCTACCTGTCCGGCGTCAACTCCACCATGGGCAGCGACCTGCTGCTCTACGCCATCGCCGCCCCGGTGATCGGCGGGGTCGCCCTCACCGGCGGCCGCGGCCGGGTGCTGGGGATGCTCGGCGGGGTGCTGCTGCTGACCGTGGTCCAGGTCGGGCTGCAGCTGACCCAGATCGACGCCTACTTCGTGTCCATGACCGGTGGCGGGATGATCTTCCTCGCCGTGGTCGTCGACGCCATCCGGGTCCGTCGCCGTCAGGCACGGCACTGA
- a CDS encoding DUF5679 domain-containing protein: MADETYSGEFYCVKCKAKREATGNVVVNDKGTRMAKATCPECSTNLNRILGRA; this comes from the coding sequence GTGGCGGACGAGACCTACAGCGGTGAGTTCTACTGCGTGAAGTGCAAGGCCAAGCGCGAGGCCACCGGCAACGTGGTGGTCAACGACAAGGGCACCCGGATGGCCAAGGCCACCTGCCCGGAGTGCTCCACCAACCTGAACCGGATCCTCGGGCGCGCCTGA
- a CDS encoding M48 metallopeptidase family protein — MSSTTDPDDARPLAPEVEVRRSERRRKTVTAFREHGRIVVLVPASMSRRDEEHWVREMVRRVEARETRRTPRRTDGSLSARADELARRWLDPALGRTAPRPSSVTWVGNQRQRWGSCTPANATIRLSDRLQGFPDWVVDYVLVHELCHLVHLHHDEAFWGLARRYPRTEEARGYLRGWADAHARGAGTNPQPLPEEGCG, encoded by the coding sequence GTGAGCTCGACCACCGATCCCGACGACGCCCGGCCGCTGGCCCCCGAGGTCGAGGTCCGGCGCAGCGAGCGCCGGCGCAAGACCGTCACGGCCTTCCGCGAGCACGGGCGGATCGTGGTCCTGGTGCCGGCGAGCATGTCGCGCCGCGACGAGGAGCACTGGGTGCGCGAGATGGTGCGTCGGGTCGAGGCACGCGAGACGCGGCGGACCCCCCGGCGCACGGACGGGTCGCTGTCGGCGCGGGCCGACGAGCTCGCGCGGCGCTGGCTGGACCCGGCGCTGGGGCGCACCGCCCCGCGCCCGTCCTCGGTCACCTGGGTGGGCAACCAGCGGCAGCGCTGGGGCTCCTGCACCCCCGCCAACGCCACCATCAGGCTGTCGGACCGGCTGCAGGGGTTCCCGGACTGGGTGGTCGACTACGTCCTGGTGCACGAGCTGTGCCACCTCGTGCACCTGCACCACGACGAGGCCTTCTGGGGCCTCGCCCGCCGGTACCCACGCACCGAGGAGGCCCGTGGGTACCTCCGCGGCTGGGCCGACGCCCACGCGCGGGGCGCGGGCACGAACCCGCAGCCGCTGCCCGAGGAGGGCTGCGGCTGA
- a CDS encoding WhiB family transcriptional regulator → MTATLYEIPPLLGASLPQTTAELACHRVDPDVFFAESPAEVEYAKALCVGCPLQVECLAGALERKEPWGVWGGQLLVNGAVVARKRPRGRPRKHPRPEEPAPQIEVGPSPFKKERAA, encoded by the coding sequence ATGACCGCAACGCTGTACGAGATACCTCCGCTGCTGGGGGCCTCGCTGCCGCAGACCACCGCAGAGCTCGCCTGCCACCGCGTCGACCCGGACGTCTTCTTCGCCGAGTCGCCGGCGGAGGTGGAGTACGCCAAGGCCCTCTGCGTCGGGTGCCCGCTGCAGGTCGAGTGCCTCGCCGGGGCGCTGGAGCGCAAGGAGCCCTGGGGGGTCTGGGGAGGCCAGCTGCTGGTGAACGGCGCCGTCGTGGCCCGCAAGCGGCCGCGTGGACGTCCGCGCAAGCACCCCCGCCCCGAGGAGCCGGCCCCGCAGATCGAGGTGGGCCCCTCGCCGTTCAAGAAGGAGCGGGCCGCCTGA
- a CDS encoding ATP-dependent DNA helicase UvrD2, whose translation MDDRPLTSEPERLLDALDPEQREVATTLSGPVVVIAGAGTGKTRAMTHRIAYGTATGAYAPGTVLAVTFTTRAAGEMRGRLRQLGVTAVQARTFHSAALRQAQWFWPKVTGSQLPPVAENRMGLVAEAASRLKVGGDTARLRDLLSEVSWAKVSNVLPEQYAEVAPSRGREVSGLDATAVARVLTGYEELKRERERIDFDDILLCAVSLLADHPEVAEEVRRTYRHLVVDEYQDVSPLQETLLRLWCGERPDLCVVGDPAQTIHSFAGARADFLTGFARRHPEATVVRLVRDYRSTPQVVRLANAVMAPQGGRPDVLGAVTLQAQRPPGPEPRFAVAEDEAAEAESVADWLQQQAAAGVEWREMAVLFRTNAQSPALEAALAERDVPYLVRGSERFYERPEVRRALGALRVAARADQGTPEEEVDEPAVLRTIRDVLAGTGWAPTPPSGAGAVRERWESVAALFAVAEDLVDTRAGARVSDVVAELEARAATQHAPVAHGVTLSTLHGAKGLEWDAVALFGVHEGTLPFVLAQTPAELEEERRLLYVGITRTREHLRISWSRRRSMSGSTRGASRFLAPVLPTGLSSPGGRGSVRPEQHRTARGSVLTAVCRTCSGHLHDASERKLGRHADCPSSYDEATLELLREWRRQEAEELRVPAYVVFTDATLVAIAERRPSSQRELFAVPGLGRVKVERYGQRVLELVRPAG comes from the coding sequence GTGGACGACCGCCCCCTGACCAGCGAGCCCGAGCGGCTGCTGGACGCCCTGGACCCCGAGCAGCGCGAGGTGGCCACGACGCTCAGCGGGCCGGTGGTGGTCATCGCGGGCGCCGGCACCGGCAAGACGCGGGCCATGACGCACCGGATCGCCTACGGCACCGCCACCGGCGCCTACGCCCCCGGCACGGTGCTGGCGGTCACGTTCACCACCCGGGCGGCGGGGGAGATGCGCGGCCGGCTCCGCCAGCTGGGGGTCACCGCCGTGCAGGCCCGGACGTTCCACTCCGCGGCGCTGCGCCAGGCCCAGTGGTTCTGGCCCAAGGTCACCGGCTCCCAGCTCCCCCCGGTGGCGGAGAACCGGATGGGTCTGGTGGCCGAGGCCGCCTCCCGGCTGAAGGTGGGCGGGGACACCGCCCGGCTGCGGGACCTGCTGTCCGAGGTGTCCTGGGCCAAGGTGTCCAACGTGCTGCCCGAGCAGTACGCCGAGGTCGCCCCGTCCCGCGGTCGCGAGGTCTCCGGTCTGGACGCCACCGCGGTGGCCCGGGTGCTGACCGGCTACGAGGAGCTCAAGCGGGAGCGGGAGCGGATCGACTTCGACGACATCCTGCTCTGCGCGGTCTCGCTGCTGGCCGACCACCCCGAGGTGGCCGAAGAGGTCCGGCGCACCTACCGCCACCTGGTGGTCGACGAGTACCAGGACGTCAGCCCGTTGCAGGAGACGCTGCTCCGGCTCTGGTGCGGTGAGCGGCCCGACCTCTGCGTGGTGGGGGACCCGGCCCAGACCATCCACTCCTTCGCGGGGGCGCGGGCGGACTTCCTCACCGGCTTCGCCCGCCGGCACCCGGAGGCGACCGTGGTGCGGCTGGTGCGCGACTACCGCTCCACCCCGCAGGTCGTCCGGCTGGCCAACGCGGTGATGGCCCCGCAGGGCGGACGTCCCGACGTCCTGGGCGCGGTCACCCTGCAGGCGCAGCGTCCTCCCGGCCCCGAGCCCCGCTTCGCCGTGGCCGAGGACGAGGCGGCCGAGGCGGAGTCGGTCGCGGACTGGCTGCAGCAGCAGGCGGCCGCCGGGGTGGAGTGGCGGGAGATGGCGGTGCTGTTCCGCACCAACGCCCAGTCCCCGGCGCTGGAGGCGGCCCTGGCCGAGCGCGACGTGCCCTACCTGGTCCGCGGCTCGGAGCGCTTCTACGAGCGGCCCGAGGTGCGACGTGCCCTGGGTGCGCTGCGGGTGGCCGCCCGGGCCGACCAGGGCACCCCGGAGGAGGAGGTGGACGAGCCGGCCGTGCTCCGCACCATCCGCGACGTGCTGGCCGGCACCGGCTGGGCCCCGACACCGCCGAGCGGGGCGGGGGCGGTCCGGGAGCGCTGGGAGTCGGTGGCCGCCCTGTTCGCGGTGGCCGAGGACCTGGTCGACACCCGCGCCGGGGCGCGGGTCTCCGACGTGGTGGCCGAGCTGGAGGCCCGGGCGGCCACCCAGCACGCGCCGGTCGCCCACGGTGTCACCCTCTCCACCCTGCACGGGGCCAAGGGGCTGGAGTGGGACGCGGTCGCGCTCTTCGGCGTGCACGAGGGGACGCTGCCGTTCGTGCTGGCCCAGACCCCGGCGGAGCTGGAGGAGGAGCGTCGGCTGCTCTACGTCGGGATCACCCGCACCCGGGAGCACCTGCGCATCTCCTGGTCCCGACGCCGCTCGATGAGCGGCTCCACCCGGGGCGCCTCACGCTTCCTCGCCCCGGTGCTGCCCACCGGACTGAGCAGCCCGGGGGGCCGTGGGTCGGTCCGGCCCGAGCAGCACCGAACCGCCCGGGGCAGCGTGCTGACCGCCGTCTGCCGCACCTGCTCGGGCCACCTGCACGACGCCTCGGAGCGCAAGCTGGGTCGCCACGCGGACTGCCCCTCCAGCTACGACGAGGCCACCCTGGAGCTGCTCCGGGAGTGGCGTCGCCAGGAGGCCGAGGAGCTGCGGGTCCCGGCCTACGTCGTCTTCACCGACGCCACCCTGGTGGCCATCGCGGAGCGGCGACCGAGCTCGCAGCGCGAGCTCTTCGCCGTCCCGGGACTGGGTCGGGTGAAGGTGGAGCGGTACGGCCAGCGGGTGCTGGAGCTGGTCCGCCCGGCAGGATGA
- a CDS encoding sugar ABC transporter substrate-binding protein produces the protein MSDHTLSISRRTFGLSALGLSLAAATGCGAESGGGAGGGEGGGTAAYCNKGMNYFFFVVQNEAVKRKSEELGFSYRTTDANFDSSAQFDDWNSLLISQPAFLISDPIDSEGLASLATKSKSQNVPVGIIDTPLTQGTVDFTIAFDNQRGGEMAAEKIVELLVEKYGSEKGKVLNCYGALSSSAWRARKDGFEAVMGKYPEIELISRPTEGDEATARSVTGATLAEFPDLDAAHAPSDSITRGIITALTAEGKAVAKGEPEHVILTSIDGEPQSLQWIKDGLLDAEVSQDPVAYGQICVEMLTTYTKAGQPIPLGDYTNDTYYWETAPVVETPQGPTCVIPPYFIDETNVDDERQWGNVVIDSWGLQQ, from the coding sequence ATGTCCGACCACACCCTCTCGATCAGCCGGCGCACGTTCGGCCTGTCCGCGCTCGGTCTGTCCCTCGCCGCCGCCACCGGGTGCGGTGCGGAGTCCGGCGGCGGGGCCGGAGGTGGCGAGGGCGGTGGCACGGCCGCCTACTGCAACAAGGGGATGAACTACTTCTTCTTCGTGGTGCAGAACGAGGCGGTCAAGCGCAAGAGCGAGGAGCTCGGCTTCTCCTACCGCACCACCGACGCCAACTTCGACTCCAGCGCGCAGTTCGACGACTGGAACTCCCTGCTCATCTCCCAGCCGGCCTTCCTGATCTCGGACCCGATCGACTCCGAGGGCCTGGCCTCGCTGGCCACCAAGTCCAAGAGCCAGAACGTGCCGGTCGGGATCATCGACACGCCGCTGACCCAGGGCACGGTCGACTTCACCATCGCCTTCGACAACCAGCGCGGCGGCGAGATGGCGGCGGAGAAGATCGTGGAGCTGCTGGTGGAGAAGTACGGCTCGGAGAAGGGCAAGGTCCTCAACTGCTACGGCGCCCTCTCCTCCTCGGCCTGGCGGGCCCGCAAGGACGGCTTCGAGGCCGTGATGGGGAAGTACCCCGAGATCGAGCTGATCTCCCGGCCCACCGAGGGCGACGAGGCCACCGCGCGCTCGGTCACCGGCGCCACCCTGGCCGAGTTCCCCGACCTGGACGCCGCCCACGCCCCCAGCGACTCGATCACCCGCGGCATCATCACCGCGCTGACCGCCGAGGGGAAGGCCGTGGCCAAGGGCGAGCCCGAGCACGTCATCCTCACCTCGATCGACGGCGAGCCGCAGTCGCTGCAGTGGATCAAGGACGGTCTGCTGGACGCCGAGGTCAGCCAGGACCCGGTGGCCTATGGCCAGATCTGCGTGGAGATGCTCACCACGTACACCAAGGCCGGCCAGCCGATCCCGCTGGGGGACTACACCAACGACACCTACTACTGGGAGACCGCGCCGGTGGTGGAGACCCCGCAGGGCCCGACCTGCGTCATCCCGCCGTACTTCATCGACGAGACCAACGTCGACGACGAGCGCCAGTGGGGCAACGTGGTGATCGACTCCTGGGGTCTGCAGCAGTGA
- a CDS encoding sugar ABC transporter ATP-binding protein has translation MSQATAPLLETRGLTKVYGRFTALEPTDVTIHEGSIHGFLGKNGAGKSTLVQLLAGSVMPTAGQVLFRGQDITSLPLARRREMGIHLLSQHAQVVADLSVAENLVLPGYPRKGPFLDRRAMRRQAQELLDRYALRFPVDALAGSLSAPDQRRLSIVRTLMDQGALAMLDEPTTALSQGERESLFEWIRGLNEEGQTFVFISHFNSEIQAICTNVTVLRDGRVVADGEDPRAMTSAEISELVVGDKVQEFVRTRRPATRERVVVDGLVSDGVGPVSFTVGEGEILGLVGLPESGAQETARALAGLRPTQAGTVTVDGRVLRAGHVRDAIAGGVAYLTNDRIGEGIVGALTIREMLRLGNWPTRGPLVDDGEVSRTYDRYHSRLEFRVSSSRQPIEELSGGNQQKILLGRLLALEPKLLVLDEPTLGVDVATKEEVHRLVDELTANGMSVILLAYDTDEMVRMVDRVITFSDGTPSGQLTGDEITADGIIARLNHAPTELAPASA, from the coding sequence GTGAGCCAGGCCACCGCACCCCTGCTGGAGACCCGGGGGCTGACCAAGGTCTACGGGCGCTTCACGGCGCTCGAGCCGACCGACGTCACCATCCACGAGGGCTCCATCCACGGGTTCCTCGGCAAGAACGGGGCCGGCAAGTCGACGCTGGTGCAGCTGCTGGCCGGGTCGGTGATGCCCACCGCGGGGCAGGTGCTGTTCCGCGGCCAGGACATCACCTCCCTGCCGCTGGCCCGGCGCCGCGAGATGGGGATCCACCTGCTCAGCCAGCACGCCCAGGTGGTCGCCGACCTCTCGGTGGCCGAGAACCTGGTGCTCCCCGGGTACCCCCGCAAGGGCCCTTTCCTGGACCGGCGGGCGATGCGCCGCCAGGCCCAGGAGCTGCTGGACCGCTATGCGCTGCGCTTCCCCGTCGACGCGCTCGCCGGGTCGCTGTCCGCCCCGGACCAGCGCCGGCTCTCGATCGTCCGGACGCTGATGGACCAGGGTGCGCTGGCCATGCTGGACGAGCCCACCACCGCCCTCAGCCAGGGTGAGCGGGAGTCGCTGTTCGAGTGGATCCGCGGGCTGAACGAGGAGGGGCAGACCTTCGTCTTCATCTCCCACTTCAACTCCGAGATCCAGGCCATCTGCACCAACGTCACCGTGCTGCGTGACGGGCGCGTGGTGGCCGACGGCGAGGACCCGCGGGCGATGACCTCGGCGGAGATCTCCGAGCTGGTGGTGGGGGACAAGGTGCAGGAGTTCGTCCGCACCCGTCGCCCGGCGACCCGCGAGCGGGTGGTGGTGGACGGGCTGGTCAGCGACGGCGTGGGACCGGTCTCCTTCACCGTGGGCGAGGGCGAGATCCTCGGCCTGGTCGGGCTGCCGGAGTCCGGGGCCCAGGAGACGGCCCGCGCCCTGGCGGGGCTCCGGCCCACCCAGGCCGGCACGGTCACCGTGGACGGACGGGTGCTGCGGGCCGGGCACGTCCGTGACGCCATCGCCGGTGGCGTCGCCTACCTCACCAACGACCGGATCGGTGAGGGGATCGTGGGGGCGCTGACCATCCGGGAGATGCTCCGGCTGGGCAACTGGCCCACCCGGGGACCGCTGGTCGACGACGGCGAGGTGTCGCGGACCTACGACCGCTACCACTCCCGGCTGGAGTTCCGGGTGTCCTCCTCCCGACAGCCCATCGAGGAGCTGTCCGGCGGCAACCAGCAGAAGATCCTGCTCGGGCGGCTGCTCGCGCTGGAGCCCAAGCTGCTGGTCCTGGACGAGCCCACCCTCGGCGTCGACGTGGCCACCAAGGAGGAGGTCCACCGGCTGGTGGACGAGCTGACCGCCAACGGCATGTCGGTGATCCTGCTGGCCTACGACACCGACGAGATGGTCCGGATGGTCGACCGTGTCATCACCTTCTCCGACGGCACCCCGTCCGGACAGCTGACCGGGGACGAGATCACCGCCGACGGCATCATCGCCCGGCTGAACCACGCACCCACCGAGCTGGCACCCGCCAGCGCCTGA
- a CDS encoding SDR family oxidoreductase: MGTTLQGRVVAVTGAGGGIGRATCERLRADGAVVHALDLRGVEGDRGHAVDVTDAESVEAAMAAVVERDGRLDGVVAAAGIVEDDVAAEEMSSAEFARVVAVNLQGVFHTLTAAGRQMLARGSGSCVAISSMSGNHTVNTPQRQCAYNASKAGVSALVRSLAAEWAGRGVRVNAVAPGYVETELLALKRHQFDQWLAHTPQGRMGTPDDVASAIAYLLRDESSYFCGSELLMDGGYTLV, from the coding sequence GTGGGGACGACGTTGCAGGGCCGGGTGGTCGCGGTGACCGGGGCCGGCGGTGGGATCGGCCGGGCCACCTGCGAGCGGCTGCGGGCCGACGGTGCGGTGGTGCACGCGCTCGACCTGCGGGGCGTGGAGGGTGATCGCGGCCACGCCGTGGACGTCACCGACGCGGAGTCGGTCGAGGCCGCGATGGCCGCGGTGGTCGAGCGCGACGGCCGCCTGGACGGCGTCGTGGCCGCGGCGGGGATCGTGGAGGACGATGTCGCCGCCGAGGAGATGAGCTCGGCGGAGTTCGCCCGGGTGGTGGCGGTGAACCTGCAGGGCGTCTTCCACACCCTGACCGCCGCTGGTCGGCAGATGCTGGCCCGGGGCAGCGGCAGCTGCGTGGCGATCAGCTCGATGAGCGGCAACCACACCGTCAACACCCCGCAGCGCCAGTGCGCCTACAACGCCTCCAAGGCCGGCGTCTCGGCGCTGGTCCGCTCGCTGGCCGCGGAGTGGGCCGGGCGGGGGGTGCGGGTGAACGCGGTGGCACCGGGCTACGTCGAGACCGAGCTGCTGGCCCTCAAGCGGCACCAGTTCGACCAGTGGCTGGCCCACACCCCGCAGGGCCGGATGGGCACCCCCGACGACGTGGCCTCGGCCATCGCCTACCTGCTCCGCGACGAGTCCTCCTACTTCTGCGGCAGCGAGCTGCTGATGGACGGCGGCTACACCCTGGTCTGA
- a CDS encoding ABC1 kinase family protein, with the protein MTPPEDERPQPRRAPRAAGGRPASQPLARGALGRGARLLSIPLGLAGRRTAGLGRRIGGADSQELSEEMRRQTAQQVFTVLGELKGGAMKMGQAMSLFEAVLPDDVAEPYRVHLKRLQDSAPPMPASRVQAVLRAELGPQWRARFRSFDNRPAASASIGQVHRGVWEDGRAVAVKVQYPGADEALRSDLKQMSRLASLVAPLAPGMDVRSLAAELTERIAEEVDYELEAASQQQAAVGFEGDPEFLVPHVLQHTSRVMVSEWVEGVSLATVADWPEDERNEAALRYVRFLFAGPSRVGLLHADPHPGNFKVLPDGRLGVIDFGLVARLPDGLPADMGRLLRLCASGDAATVTAGLRDLGFVTGDVDPQELFDYLSPFVEPARVEEFHFTREWMREQFARVNASRTSDVARRLALPPSYLLIHRVWMGGIAVLSQLDASERFADVLEEFLPGWSLQD; encoded by the coding sequence ATGACGCCTCCCGAGGACGAGCGACCGCAGCCCAGGCGTGCGCCGCGAGCGGCGGGAGGCCGGCCGGCCAGCCAGCCGCTGGCCCGTGGGGCCCTCGGCCGGGGGGCGCGGCTGCTGAGCATCCCGCTGGGGCTGGCCGGGCGCCGCACCGCGGGGTTGGGGCGCCGGATCGGCGGGGCCGACAGCCAGGAGCTCAGCGAGGAGATGCGTCGCCAGACCGCGCAGCAGGTCTTCACCGTGCTGGGCGAGCTCAAGGGCGGGGCGATGAAGATGGGGCAGGCGATGAGCCTGTTCGAGGCGGTGCTCCCCGACGACGTCGCCGAGCCCTACCGGGTCCACCTCAAGCGGCTGCAGGACAGCGCTCCCCCGATGCCCGCCTCCCGGGTGCAGGCGGTGCTGCGGGCCGAGCTGGGACCGCAGTGGCGCGCGCGCTTCCGCTCCTTCGACAACCGTCCGGCCGCCTCGGCCTCGATCGGGCAGGTCCACCGCGGGGTGTGGGAGGACGGCCGGGCCGTCGCGGTCAAGGTGCAGTACCCGGGGGCGGACGAGGCGCTGCGCTCGGACCTCAAGCAGATGAGCCGGCTGGCCTCCCTGGTCGCCCCGCTCGCGCCGGGGATGGACGTCCGCTCGCTGGCTGCCGAGCTCACGGAGCGGATCGCCGAGGAGGTCGACTACGAGCTGGAGGCCGCCTCCCAGCAGCAGGCGGCCGTCGGCTTCGAGGGCGACCCGGAGTTCCTGGTGCCGCACGTGCTGCAGCACACCTCCCGGGTGATGGTGAGCGAGTGGGTGGAGGGGGTGTCGCTGGCCACGGTCGCCGACTGGCCCGAGGACGAGCGGAACGAGGCTGCGCTCCGGTACGTGCGCTTCCTCTTCGCCGGACCGAGCCGGGTCGGGCTGCTGCACGCCGACCCGCACCCGGGCAACTTCAAGGTGCTCCCCGACGGCCGGCTGGGGGTGATCGACTTCGGTCTGGTGGCGCGGCTGCCCGACGGGCTGCCCGCCGACATGGGGCGGCTGCTGCGGCTCTGCGCCAGCGGGGACGCGGCCACGGTCACCGCAGGACTCCGCGATCTGGGGTTCGTCACCGGCGACGTGGACCCGCAGGAGCTGTTCGACTACCTGAGCCCCTTCGTGGAGCCGGCCCGGGTGGAGGAGTTCCACTTCACCCGGGAGTGGATGCGGGAGCAGTTCGCCCGGGTCAACGCGAGCCGGACCTCCGACGTGGCCCGGCGGCTGGCGCTCCCCCCGTCGTACCTGCTGATCCACCGGGTGTGGATGGGTGGGATCGCCGTGCTGTCCCAGCTGGACGCCTCGGAGCGCTTCGCCGACGTCCTGGAGGAGTTCCTGCCCGGCTGGTCGCTGCAGGACTGA
- a CDS encoding FadR/GntR family transcriptional regulator — protein MTQSRGSRRRLSERIADDLQREIVSEGFVPNRRLATEVELMERYSVSRTVVREAAKLLVQRGLVTVAPGRGMVVAEFDGAQIAEQFSLVLLASDGTFDQLLELRLALEVQIATAAAVHPSVAALDRLEEAVATGEALLGGEEPVDTDAYLDADMTFHEALAEASGNPFFQLVCRPINTFLRSHYLHRETYPSDPARTMVEHREILEALRRRDTFGARQATEEHLLRLMRKWRNATHPETPPSIRDLNSQNTKLSAALTVPDAPTNQEA, from the coding sequence ATGACCCAGAGCCGGGGCAGTCGCCGACGACTGTCAGAGCGCATCGCCGACGACCTCCAGCGGGAGATCGTCAGCGAGGGCTTCGTCCCGAACCGCCGCCTCGCCACCGAGGTGGAGCTGATGGAGCGCTACTCCGTCAGCCGCACGGTGGTGCGCGAGGCCGCCAAGCTGCTGGTGCAACGCGGTCTGGTCACCGTGGCGCCCGGGCGCGGCATGGTGGTCGCGGAGTTCGACGGCGCCCAGATCGCCGAGCAGTTCTCCCTCGTGCTGCTGGCCAGCGACGGCACCTTCGACCAGCTGCTCGAGCTCCGGCTGGCGCTGGAGGTCCAGATCGCCACCGCGGCCGCCGTGCACCCGTCGGTCGCGGCGCTGGACCGCCTGGAGGAGGCCGTCGCCACCGGTGAGGCGCTGCTGGGTGGGGAGGAGCCGGTGGACACCGACGCCTACCTCGACGCCGACATGACCTTCCACGAGGCGCTGGCCGAGGCGAGCGGCAACCCGTTCTTCCAGCTGGTCTGCCGCCCCATCAACACCTTCCTGCGCTCCCACTACCTGCACCGCGAGACCTACCCCTCCGACCCTGCGCGGACGATGGTCGAGCACCGCGAGATCCTCGAGGCCCTCCGTCGCCGTGACACCTTCGGCGCCCGGCAGGCCACCGAGGAGCACCTGCTGCGCCTGATGCGCAAGTGGCGCAACGCCACCCACCCCGAGACTCCCCCCAGCATCCGCGACCTCAACTCGCAGAACACCAAGCTGTCCGCCGCCCTGACGGTCCCGGACGCACCCACGAACCAGGAGGCCTGA